One region of Daphnia pulicaria isolate SC F1-1A chromosome 7, SC_F0-13Bv2, whole genome shotgun sequence genomic DNA includes:
- the LOC124348673 gene encoding electron transfer flavoprotein beta subunit lysine methyltransferase-like isoform X3, whose product MRSLKSALILFHRIGISLLKRNVSSLNSSHSKHWKLIESYTVISQKHLTPEIKLKLITQECQAWNQPVEQNSPHPLGEPFWAFYWPGGQALSRYILDNHLIAKGKRVLDFGCGSGALSIAALKSGAKFSVANDIDTMAIAASQLNAQINAVELNVCEDNLIGSDCADFDLILVGDMLYDSALSDVIAAWLMKLRLAGKVILVGDPGRGPVATRATTRRNFV is encoded by the exons ATGCGTTCGCTGAAATCAGCTCTAATACTGTTTCATCGTATCGGGATATCCCTtcttaaaagaaatgtttcaagCCTAAACAGCTCTCATTCGAAACATTGGAAGCTAATAGAAAGTTACACAGTTATATCTCAGAAACACTTGACTCCAGAAATCAAACTGAAATTAATCACTCAAGAATGTCAAGCGTGGAATCAACCAGTGGAACAGAATTCACCACATCCCTTAGGTGAACCATTTTGGGCTTTCTACTGGCCTGGAGGTCAAGCACTTTCAAG ataCATTTTAGATAACCACTTGATTGCAAAAGGAAAACGAGTACTGGATTTTGGGTGTGGAAGTGGAGCACTTTCTATTGCTGCTTTAAAATCTGGAGCCAAATTTTCAGTTGCAAATGATATAGATACCA TGGCTATCGCGGCTTCGCAGTTGAATGCACAAATAAACGCGGTGGAGCTGAACGTTTGCGAAGATAATCTAATTGGCAGTGATTGTGCGGATTTCGATTTAATTCTCGTAGGCGATATGCTGTACGATTCAGCCCTCTCGGATGTTATAGCAGCTTGGTTAATGAAGCTTCGGCTAGCCGGAAAGGTGAT
- the LOC124348675 gene encoding uncharacterized protein LOC124348675 yields the protein MQSFVSYSVSEPTKLKSKFLLTCSVINILLFPICVGLEVAYPYMYQGIWGSIAFFFAGILGFSTSYTPEKLLLWATLVFSFFSVVTATISCMISSFGNAHGYRDCIYVWNSTYNYREYICSDYYYPKTQIVLLVAEFVAVINNLVIMILCSKIICNCCKTVAPPIPIMAVHQNVHNAQQQTPIYSTEEQ from the exons atGCAGTCATTCGTCAGTTATTCAGTGTCAGAACCAACCAAATTGAAGTCAAAGTTTCTCTTGACCTGCTCCGTTATCAATATTTTGCTTTTCCCGATATGTGTAGGCTTAGAG GTAGCGTATCCGTATATGTACCAAGGAATATGGGGGtcgatcgcgtttttttttgcggGAATACTTGGCTTCAGCACTTCCTACACACCGGAAAAATTGCT ACTTTGGGCGAccctggttttttcttttttttccgtagTTACAGCAACAATTTCTTGCATGATATCTTCATTCGGCAACGCACATGGATACAGAGACTGCATCTACGTTTGGAATAGCACCTATAATTACAGGG aatatatttgtagtGATTATTACTATCCGAAAACCCAGATAGTCTTGTTGGTCGCCGAATTCGTTGCCGTGATCAACAACCTTGTGATTATGATATTGTGCAGTAAAATCATCTGCAATTGTTGCAAGACAGTAGCCCCACCAATTCCAATCATGGCAGTTCATCAGAATGTCCACAATGCGCAGCAACAGACGCCAATTTATTCGACTGAAGAGCAGTAA